From Impatiens glandulifera chromosome 7, dImpGla2.1, whole genome shotgun sequence:
atGTTCACGAAGAGACTTACCTTCAAACATATGAAGACTGAACAGACGTTGCTTCAATAACAACTTGTTAGTTAGTGACTTTGTCATGTACAAAGCCTCTAACTTCGATCACATACCGATTGCGGTATCTTCATCTAATACCTCAGTAATCACTTCATCAGCCAAACAAAGTAAAATCGTTAAGTGTGTCTTCTCTTCTAAGACCTCAAGCTCAGTAGTGATTTTACCAGAGGTAGACTCCTTTGTAGGACCTGCAACTATATTCACATTTTTCTTGGACAATGATGCCCAGACGCCTTGTTGTTTAAGCAAGGCTCGCATTTTGATCTGCCATAGACCAAAACTTTTTCGCCCTGTGAATTTTTCGATTTTCAAATTCATTGAAGACATCTTCTCGTTAGAAAACAAATAGTGATAATCTGATCGGATTTAACCAtcccgctctgataccaattgttgtgcggaatgtaagaaagtgatgaacaatgaagtgtgaaaaaacagatgaagagaaattttttattgtcaaaagatgaagatgaaaagattacagcaaaagaaataaactacgactataaaaatgatgaaaacaaGAAAACgtatatattaacttaattaagcATAACTGtaaaattaaatgtgatattaattcctatactaaagATAATAGTTGAGGTTATAGTCATGTCTGatcatttttaactaattaaagtgttaaatgaaaatttatgaataaaagcTCAAATAAAACTAGcccttaacaaaataaattgccCAACCTTCAACAGACCCATGAGACCCACGGCCCAATATCGCCacccttttattttatatttttcaacagattcgcgcctcttcttcttctccggaGCTTCAGTCTTCCGACCCCCGGCCGGCGTCAGACCATCACGGCAGTCGACATTCGGTAAGCGGTATAGCACGACTGAATCTCACAGTCCTCACCACTCGGCAGAACACGGCTCAATCTCCGTCCAGCGGTCCTCCAGCCTCCAGGTAccattttaatcatttttatacttAGTAATTAGTATGTTAGTTTAGAATTTAGATTTTAGGAATTAGGTTAAATGTGAATAATGATTAATGTGCATGATAATTGCTAAGAAAAAACATTTGTTTCTATTATAGGTACTCTATGACTAAGATTAAGAACAAAATTGTTAAGATAGTGAGGTTTTGTATGGATTGACAAAGTCACTAGTGGGTTTAATTTCTAAACTATTCAATGCAAAAACATAGTTTCTTAGAGACGAAGAAACAAATGATACTATTATAGATGAAGAACAAGATTTGGAAAATGTGAAATGAAGTGTAAGTCAATGTTTATGATTTGATAACATTGGTGGCCTTCTGTCTAGCAATAGATGGATTTGCTAATGTATAttaattctttcaatttttgtttATCATGTCTTATTTGTATGACacatttttcagaaaaaaacAGGGATAAAAAATTGGGACGTTGTCAACGGCGGCAGCGACTCTTCGTCTTGAACCTACAAGCTAAGCTGGTAGGTAGGGGATTGGATCGGCCCGGGAGAATTTGTCACTTACACTTTTGGAATACTCCCATGTCAATCATGGCTGATTCTCGAACCACAAGAGAGGTGGAGAAGGccatgaagaaaaagaaaaggaagatgTCAAGCTCTCGAGAAGAGGTAGAGCAGCAAAGACCTGCAAAAACCGTTCGCTCCGATTATTGTGAGGAAGAGAAGTCAGAGCAACACATAGAAGCAGCTGAAAAGCTTGAAGATTGTCCTCCTTGGAGAAACCTTTCTTTGATTTTGGTGCTTCAGAACAAAACTACCAATGTTCACAAGTTGGTGCTTGTCTTATCTCTGTTCATGTGCTTCATATTAAATTTCTCTTTGATTGATTAGAATGTTGATTAATTTTCTAATCTAGCTACTCTGcgatagggtttttgttttggttttaCTATATATTCTTGCTTCTTATTCAAACTCAACTTTTTTCTGCTTTTACTGACAATAGTGAATTGTAATGCAGGAAGGTCGAGCTGGCCTTTAATTATGTCAAATTGGGAGTTACTGAACGAGATAACGACAGAGAAGATTTAGAGACAGTTAGCATCTCAAGAGTTGTAACGTTTCTCAATGACTGGGTCCAGAGCTTGCTGATTTCTTCAGAAAAGAGAATTAGAACAGAACAATGCAAGCCTCATTCAGAGACCATGGGCTCGTGTTTGGACAATAGATGCTGggagattttaaaattttgcttAGAAAAGTCTCTGGTGCTACATCTCTCATTGAACATTTCACGAGACATCCTTCGGGTTGTTCACTGTATAGTGAAACATGTAACCTCCACACTGTTTGTTGAACCAGACATGGAGACCACATTATTTGGCCTGTATGGTACTGTTCTTGATTGTTTGCAGTTGGTATTTTCATCTCATGGTGGTGTTTCAAATGAAAGCTTAGACTTATGGATTTTGGTAACTGGAGCGGTATTGGAACTTGTCCAAAAGACGCTTGATCACAATAAAGATGGTAATAAGGTGGCTTTATTTTCCCTTCAGTTATCACTTAGTGTACTTGAACCATTCGGAAAGTTCTTGAAGATTCATCCAATTCGAAAAAATGTTTACCATGAGTTTTTGGATAAGCTCCTTGATCCTCTATTGCATTTGTTGAATGTGTTATCTTGTTATGTTCATGGACGTGACTCTGTCCTGTTGGATAATATATTGCAAGTTATTAAGGATATATTGTCCCATGGGCTGTTCCACTCAGTTCATATTGATGGTTTTATGAACTTGCAAGTTGGGAAACATGCGATTTCCGGTGATGAACTTGTAAAAGATGCCaaagttattattaaaagttatCATAGGCATCTCTTTGACAAGTTAGAAATGTTTTTGTTGCAGAAGCGTTATTTAACATTAGGTGGTGTAGGGGagttgtttcatttatttatcaacTGTGTTAAAAATCTGGAAAGCACGTCAGCTTCTGGAGGGTTTTTACAATTGAAGGAAGATTCTCCTAGTGACGTGTCTAAATTACATTCCAACAACAAGGGTTACAGTTTGATTGCCGAAACCCGCAAATCAGTATTCAACTTTTTTGCACAGATTTTGGAACCTTATTTGCTTGAGTTTAACAGTTATCTTAAAGATGAAGTGGAAGCAGGATATAACTTGCCGGAGATTCAGGCTACACTCAGAACTACCAGTAATGTGCTTCATACATTTGTGCAAGAAAATGTATATATACGGGTAGAGGAGGATTCTGATGGAGCTTCACTGAATTTTCTAAAGGTTATTTATGATATTGTACTTTCCTTGTCAGGTAGAGTGAATAATATCTCTCCATTAGCTCTCTGTTCAAGTCGAACAAGAGAAGTGGAAATGCTACTTTTGATAGCCAAAGAGCTCATTATCATTTTGCAGTATTTAGTCAAAATTGACTATGAGGTTATCAGGAATGATTTGGAAAACTTATGGATGATAATATTTTCGTTTGCTGCTCTTGCTCTCTCATCATCACAAACACCAGAGGAACACACATTAACTACCCATATCATTCATCTTGGATGCCAGCTTGTTAATCTTTATAGTGATCTTCGACAGGTAAGTGATCAACACAATTGTTTTAATAGAACTGAGAATAAATATACTGCAGTATCATTATTTGTAGACAGACGATTTACTATTTTTCCATTCCTTTCTTTTCCTCAATCTTTTCTCCATCAATCTATTTTTCTTAGTTGTAGTTTTCTCCCTGTCCTTACATACTGAATCGCTGCAGGTCAACAATGCTATTTTAGCTATGTGTAAAGCTGCAAGGACACTGATTTTGCCAAATAATTTTGGAGAAAGGACTGACTCAAACGAGTATGTAATAAAATCACCTGCATTAGGTTGCGATGTATATGGAAAGTCAATTAGGATTTTGTTAACTTCGAGTGAGTTTaggcttgctatacacaaagcTATAGTCTCAACACCTGAAGGGCAAGCCAGCAGCTGCATCCGTATTTTGGAAACAGATATTTTCGAATCTCTGCAATGGTTAAAACTTGGGGTTGCCAAGCTAGACGCGCAAGCAGAACTTCTAGGAACAGCCATATGTGATTTATATGTGTTGGTTTTCGATTCCCTTACCGTTACAAGTGGTAACAGTAAGATGATTGGTCTTTCTGTCAACAATCTTATAAAATTGTTGTGCCCTTTTATTACTGGACTTGTACAAGTAAATCCAGGCAGCTGTAAAGAGCTCCTCCGCTTAGTTGTAGGTGAAGATTGGGGCAATACAGACAATCAAAGTAATTTGTCATCTTGTTATTGGCTTGTCCTATTATTCTTTCGGTTATACATGTCTTGTAGATACATATACAGACAAGTGATCAGCTTTGCTCCTCCAAAAACATCAATAAAGATGTCAGAGGAGATGGGTGACTTAGTTACTGCCTACTCCGGGAAAGACCTGTTGGAAAGAACTGACTGGACTTGTGGAGGATATTTTTCTTGGGCTGGCCTTCCTTCAGCTTCTCTTTTGAGAATTATGCAATCACTTTCATCCACTTATATTAGTAACAAAGCTAATGAAGAAGCTCCTCTGATTTATGTAATGAACATGGCCGCTATTCAGAGGCTTGTGGAGTTGAATAGGTTGATGAAGTCTTCTGAGTATGTTTCACAATGGATTAAATCTTCTCGTCGAAACAAGGTTAAGGATGAAAGTACTTGTCCTGTTAAGAGTAAAGGAAGCAAAAAATTGAAGAAGCACGCCCTAGGTTTTAAGCAAGAAGCAGAAGATCTAACCAACTTTATAATGGGACACCTATCTTTACTTGTTAAAGACCAAGACTCCATATCATCATATATTGCTGCTACTTCTAATACCAGTAATGCTCAGTCTCTGCATCAATATGATGAGAGGAATTCTGGTATTGGTGTTTTAGGTAAGAGGTCATTGCCTTATGCACTTTGGAAGCTTTTTTCCCAAAGTCTTGATATTTGGTGTGGCCATGCTTCAAAGAAGCATTTAAAGAAGTTCCTTTCGCTTTTAATTGATCATTCTGTTTCCTCTTTGAGAAGCGAGCCAGACGACTTTGGAAGGAAGTGCTCTGATGAACCTGGTCATCACAGGAGAATTCTAGGTTATCTTGACTCACTGGGTTTTCTCAATGATACTATTTTTTATGAGCAAAGAgtaagtttttatttgttatttaagtTTCTATGGATTCTGTTGAATGCCTTTAGGGATGTTGGGTTCCTTTACCATGCCTGCAAATTGGGAACTATAAGTATGCTAATACTCTCTCATCTACTAGTTTGTTTGCAGGCACATGGCATCAAGGTTTTCTTCATTGTTGGAGAACTCTGCCAGGGCAATATTTAGTAGCTCTGTAGATGTTGATTTGATGTTGCCACTTGACTGTTCTGCGTTTATGAGCATAGTTGGAGAACCTCTCAGTGTTTGTGTTGTTGAATGTTCTAAGTCATTAAAAAATACAGGAGAGAGTGAAGAAAGCACTTCGTCTCTGAAAATGGAGTTTACAGTTTGTGAAGGCTTACTCAATTTCCTGTATTGGAAGCCAAAAGATTATATGGATTCTAAATCATTGTCACTTTACACAACATGTATCTTCAATCTTGAAAGGTAATCTTCTATGTTAGTTGTTTTATCCTTCCATCTATCTACCTATATGGAAGCTCACACTCCCTACATGGTACACAGAAAGAAGGTGGCATACCTGTTGCTTGTTCAGTTCAAATTGCATAATTTAGAAGTTGATCTGATTTTTTATGTGAATTATTGTAATTGCTTCCATACAATTTGAGTATAGCTATCACTCCTTTGACCTTACATTGGAGGGACATTATGTGTGTTCATCTGTAGTGTTAATATTCAGGTAAATAATGTTATTGTGTATGTTTTTCTAAACAAGTCACTAATCTATGATAATTTTTCTTAGTTTAGGTGCTTCATGCAGTTACTATCTCAAATTCTTTTCACTTTAGATTGTTTCTCTTTACTCTAAAAGAGACATTTGATTTTTCCCTTTTCTTGTACTGATACATTTTCACATACTAGAATGCACGTATTACTTCAGTAACAGTGGGCAAGGAAAATTTAGGTTAAGGTCATTGTGATATTGAAAGGGTAGCGGCAGAAACAAAATTTCTGGTCTGGTCATTGCAACTTAAAATACCGCAAGAAAAAGTCCCAGACTGGATGATTTGGCAAGAATAAATTATAGCTTGCCCAATACACAATAGTTTGATTGTAGCTTATTTAGTCAACGATTTTATTTCTTGACATATTTCTTAAGAAGAATTCCCATAAAAATATACTTGATATGCTATATAATTCTGGGTAGAGTTTTCCCCTTATTAGCATCGAAGTCTTTACTTGAGATATCGAGATCTTTGATCACTTGATGCAGAAGTTCCACTCACGTTTCTTGCATTATGTTTCAGGATCATAGTCCAGAATTTATTACGACGTGGAGGCGTTTTATGCTTGCAAAATCAATATAAGCTATTAAGGTTGCTACTTTCCTGCCGTCGAGCGAATAAGAGTTTTCTTGAGTCTGGTTCGTCTATCATTACTACAATTTTTTACCAGAGCTCATTTCCTGCTTTGTGGCTTTCAAAATCTTTGTCTACCTTGATTAAGTCTCTGCATTCATTATCTGACAATGGACCTTCCCAGATGAAAGAAGTCATATTTTCTTTGATGGATCATACATCATATACATTTCTAGCATTAagtaaatatcatattttaagtGCAAACAAACATATGAACGAGGAGTCTTCTGAAGGACAAGATATTCCAGGATGCTCTGATGATGATGGTAACATGGATGATTCTGATGCCTGGAAAATTATTGGCCAAGTGGCTGAGACTTTGACTGAACAGTTGAAGAACTCACTACTCTGTTTAAGTAGCAGCCTCCAAAACGAAAATTTGGGATCTTCTGCCAGCACTCGAGAGTTCAATAATTTAAGTTCTACTATTTCTTGCTGTTATGGTTTCCTATGGGGTTTCTCATCCAGCCTGGATAATGTAGATTTTAGTCGATCCAAGAGTGAGGTTATAGGGAAAATCAAATATTGCATAAATGTGTTGTCAGGTGGTTTAGATTATGTTCTACGTGTTTTATTCGTTGAGGACAGTCAGATGCCTAGTGGTGCAGATGGGGATCTGACTCTTCCCGTCTTCCATGACATTGATGGTTGCTTGAAGATCCAAGGTCCATTATGCAAAGACAACGAGATTGGAGATTGCTCTGATAAGTCTATTGGAAAAAAGAAATCCTCGATAGATATACCTGATAGCATGAACACAATTCTTACTAAGTACTATCCATTTAAGCTATGCAGTTTAAAGAACACTTTCTTGAAGGTCTTTCTCAAGGGGAAAAACTTGGAGGTTGCATTTTTTCTCAGGCAGATATTTATTGTTTCTGCAGCTCTGCTGAGGCtgaatttaaatatcaaaacagATTTACCATCCAGCTCAGTGTCAATTCTTATTGACTTCTCTCTAGTTTTGTTCCAAGAGTTTGTGAATGAAGTTGAAGTTCCTCACCCACTTTCTTTTGTTTGGTTGGATGGGGTGGTTATGTTCCTAGAAGAGCTAGGGAATCATTTTCCTCGTACCGATTCAATTATGTCAAGAGATTTGTATGCCAAGCTCATAGACTTACACTTGCAAGGTATAGGAAGGTGCATTGCTTTACAGGGAAAAAGAGCTACTTTAGCAGTTCATGAGATGGAGTCCAGCACTAAGACAATAAGTGGGCATTCGAGATTAGGCGAACCTTACCTTTCATATGGATCTTGTTATCTTGATGAATTCAAGTGCAGGTTGAGAATGTCATTCAAAGCATTTATGAAAAAATCACCAGAGTTACATACATTATCTGCAATTCAGGCGTTAGAGAGAGCACTTGTTGGCGCCCACCAAAGTACCATATCCTATGAGGTATGTACTGGTTGTACAAATGGAGGCACAGTCTCTCCCATAGTTGCTGCTGCTATTGAATGCCTAGATTTAGTCCTCGAGTTTGTTACAGGTAATTTTTTCCTCTTCTCATTATGGGTCAAGTATATGATACACCTTAAACTCGAATTAGGTATATATAActtgaaattatataaataataaaaatagaattaagaaCGAAGAGAATATAAGATACTGATAGAGGAGAGATAGAACCCTAACAATTAGGGTGAATACAATGAGAGGAGAATGAAAAGATAGAGATAAGTTGATCTTGAGAGATTTCTCGAATAATGTTATTGTGTTTTCTATAGACCCCCGATCTCTTCTTTATATAGCCT
This genomic window contains:
- the LOC124944706 gene encoding uncharacterized protein LOC124944706, with the translated sequence MSIMADSRTTREVEKAMKKKKRKMSSSREEVEQQRPAKTVRSDYCEEEKSEQHIEAAEKLEDCPPWRNLSLILVLQNKTTNVHKKVELAFNYVKLGVTERDNDREDLETVSISRVVTFLNDWVQSLLISSEKRIRTEQCKPHSETMGSCLDNRCWEILKFCLEKSLVLHLSLNISRDILRVVHCIVKHVTSTLFVEPDMETTLFGLYGTVLDCLQLVFSSHGGVSNESLDLWILVTGAVLELVQKTLDHNKDGNKVALFSLQLSLSVLEPFGKFLKIHPIRKNVYHEFLDKLLDPLLHLLNVLSCYVHGRDSVLLDNILQVIKDILSHGLFHSVHIDGFMNLQVGKHAISGDELVKDAKVIIKSYHRHLFDKLEMFLLQKRYLTLGGVGELFHLFINCVKNLESTSASGGFLQLKEDSPSDVSKLHSNNKGYSLIAETRKSVFNFFAQILEPYLLEFNSYLKDEVEAGYNLPEIQATLRTTSNVLHTFVQENVYIRVEEDSDGASLNFLKVIYDIVLSLSGRVNNISPLALCSSRTREVEMLLLIAKELIIILQYLVKIDYEVIRNDLENLWMIIFSFAALALSSSQTPEEHTLTTHIIHLGCQLVNLYSDLRQVNNAILAMCKAARTLILPNNFGERTDSNEYVIKSPALGCDVYGKSIRILLTSSEFRLAIHKAIVSTPEGQASSCIRILETDIFESLQWLKLGVAKLDAQAELLGTAICDLYVLVFDSLTVTSGNSKMIGLSVNNLIKLLCPFITGLVQVNPGSCKELLRLVVGEDWGNTDNQSNLSSCYWLVLLFFRLYMSCRYIYRQVISFAPPKTSIKMSEEMGDLVTAYSGKDLLERTDWTCGGYFSWAGLPSASLLRIMQSLSSTYISNKANEEAPLIYVMNMAAIQRLVELNRLMKSSEYVSQWIKSSRRNKVKDESTCPVKSKGSKKLKKHALGFKQEAEDLTNFIMGHLSLLVKDQDSISSYIAATSNTSNAQSLHQYDERNSGIGVLGKRSLPYALWKLFSQSLDIWCGHASKKHLKKFLSLLIDHSVSSLRSEPDDFGRKCSDEPGHHRRILGYLDSLGFLNDTIFYEQRFVCRHMASRFSSLLENSARAIFSSSVDVDLMLPLDCSAFMSIVGEPLSVCVVECSKSLKNTGESEESTSSLKMEFTVCEGLLNFLYWKPKDYMDSKSLSLYTTCIFNLERIIVQNLLRRGGVLCLQNQYKLLRLLLSCRRANKSFLESGSSIITTIFYQSSFPALWLSKSLSTLIKSLHSLSDNGPSQMKEVIFSLMDHTSYTFLALSKYHILSANKHMNEESSEGQDIPGCSDDDGNMDDSDAWKIIGQVAETLTEQLKNSLLCLSSSLQNENLGSSASTREFNNLSSTISCCYGFLWGFSSSLDNVDFSRSKSEVIGKIKYCINVLSGGLDYVLRVLFVEDSQMPSGADGDLTLPVFHDIDGCLKIQGPLCKDNEIGDCSDKSIGKKKSSIDIPDSMNTILTKYYPFKLCSLKNTFLKVFLKGKNLEVAFFLRQIFIVSAALLRLNLNIKTDLPSSSVSILIDFSLVLFQEFVNEVEVPHPLSFVWLDGVVMFLEELGNHFPRTDSIMSRDLYAKLIDLHLQGIGRCIALQGKRATLAVHEMESSTKTISGHSRLGEPYLSYGSCYLDEFKCRLRMSFKAFMKKSPELHTLSAIQALERALVGAHQSTISYEVCTGCTNGGTVSPIVAAAIECLDLVLEFVTGRKRLSIIKRHIQKFVSCLSNIILHLQCPQIFYGKVIISQGPVHPDSGAAILMCIEVMTRVLGRHSLYQLDPYHVVLSLRIPGSVFKHFLQTKDEMHAVDRRLSIDLFAACCRLLCTVVKHRTSDIVHNVALVGDSVSILLHCLEIPDGKGCFAWELQEGVKCAYFLRRIYEEIRQQKDAFGGQCSLFLSIYIRTYSGYGPLKMGIKREIDEAMRPGIYALIDACSEDDLQYLHTIFGEGPCRNTLAALQHDYKTNFQYEGKV